A stretch of DNA from Arachis hypogaea cultivar Tifrunner chromosome 19, arahy.Tifrunner.gnm2.J5K5, whole genome shotgun sequence:
CTGTATacaaaataacaacaacaattaagtATGATGACATTAGGTAGTCAAACCAACATGGATACCGCTAATGAACACAAAATGAATACCAATTCAAACATGTAAAGCAAAATATGAAGCATAATACCATCATTGCGGGATTCCTCATCCTCATCGAATTCCTCTATTTCGTCCTCATCATCATCGTCCTCGTCATCCGGGTCATCTACTAGATACGCATTAGTCTCTTGCTCTAGTGGGTTAGCATCTTCTTGTAGTGGTCCCATGTCAACACGGTTAGGATTTTGACTATTAAGAACTCCGCGTCCACCTACACTTCTACTAGAGTCAACAGAGACGAACCCTCCGGAAGCGACCGATGAGGTATGGCACGGGAGCCTGGCATCCAATGAATACCTACCTGCCAAGAACTCAGGCTGGTTGCCATATTGTGGTGGTGCTGCATCTCCAGCCATGAACTCAAGCAATTGGCTAAAGGAACCTCCTTCTCCGGGTTCAAGTTGTGACATACCCCAATATGGTTGAGGCATTGGAAATGACGGGGAGAACTGTGTCTGAGGTACATACTAGCTTGAGAACTGAGGTTGTTCTTGTGGAAGTGGATTCAAAGTAGGAGGTGGCACCGACTGTGGCTCCAGTTCCTCATTGTCAGTATCCACATCCTGACTATCCTCATCCATACCCTCACCACTTTCATCCCCTCACCACTTTCATCCACATCCTGATTACCCTCACCCATTTCCTAATTATCCTCATCACTTTCTTGACCCACAAGATTCGACAAGTTCAAATGGTCTCCATATTTTGACCGGTACCAGAACATATAAGTTTCCAATGGATGTTGTGAAGGCATGGGAAGCTCAGAAAGAACGTAGTGATACCTGTTTGTCCAATGCATAACCCAATTTGAATGACTCGGTGTTGTGGCCCAGTTAAGATTCTTAGGACCAGTCAGGACTTCTCCATGCGCCTTGCCCAGAGCCTGCTCCTGCTGAGGTACTCCCTGAACTAAACCGAACTGTCGCCTATACCTATCGGTAGCATGCCACTCGATACATTCAAATGACACCAACGGAACAGTAGCGGACCACACAACCGACTACATATAGATCTCAGGAGGAATTATGTTTGGATCCACGCGATCCACAGCATATGCAACCCACAGAAactgtgaaaaataaaagaaactcaTGAATACAACCCAGAAtatcaaattcaataaaaaagtCTCATAAAAATGCTGAATCTCATAAATCTTTAATTAAAACACACCTGGCCTTCCTGCAATTCATCAAAGGCCTTCCTAAAGTGAGCTAGATTCAAATATCTATATTTTCGGTCACCACGCTCCCAATTACGCCACCTAATATCATATATTCAATTAGCTAAACTGAATTTTAAATATGAAGCTACGGGTAGATTGTAACGTAACATTACCTGTTAGCTAGTGGAAAACTGTGGAGTTCTCTGGGGAGCGGCGATAGATATGGCAGTCGGATCCAAGCCCAACCGAGCAGAAGTGTTATTGGCCCATCTATTTCCTTACAGTTATAACGAGATGCCCTGCACAACCCCCTGTAGAGGTGACCCCAACTATAATGTCCAATACTGGCAAAATCACGAAGCAAGGGAAGAAACTTCCAGTGCACACCTGCCCCAGATTTATCCCCAAACAAGATCGTCCTGATGAGCAACATAATATGGCACTTCACATACCTCTGTATACTTAATTCATTAGTCAACTGCATGTTTTCTTTTAGTTCCCGAAGCCAAGTCAGTTTTATGCAGCATCCTCGACACTCCGACTTACGCGGTGCCACGCCAAATTGAAGCAAACATTCTGCCTCCAACGCTGAGAAACTACTCATTGTCATCCCAGTAACTGGAAGACCATCCGTCGGGAGACCAAGAATTAGAGCCACATCTTCAAGAGTTACGGCACACTCACCAATTGGAAGGTGAAACGTATGTGTATTTGGGTGCCACCGTTCAATTAGAGCATTGACGAGTGCTTTCTGATTTTGTACGACACCAATTTGAGATGCATGATAGAATTCAGTGACTCGTAAATGGTCCTCCACCCGATCGTTGTACCGATCCGGCGAAAGTGGATGGTC
This window harbors:
- the LOC112778256 gene encoding serine/threonine-protein phosphatase 7 long form homolog, with amino-acid sequence MLTCDHPLSPDRYNDRVEDHLRVTEFYHASQIGVVQNQKALVNALIERWHPNTHTFHLPIGECAVTLEDVALILGLPTDGLPVTGMTMSSFSALEAECLLQFGVAPRKSECRGCCIKLTWLRELKENMQLTNELSIQRYVKCHIMLLIRTILFGDKSGAGVHWKFLPLLRDFASIGHYSWGHLYRGLCRASRYNCKEIDGPITLLLGWAWIRLPYLSPLPRELHSFPLANRWRNWERGDRKYRYLNLAHFRKAFDELQEGQFLWVAYAVDRVDPNIIPPEIYMYRRQFGLVQGVPQQEQALGKAHGEVLTGPKNLNWATTPSHSNWVMHWTNRYHYVLSELPMPSQHPLETYMFWYRSKYGDHLNLSNLVGQESDEDN